In Corylus avellana chromosome ca2, CavTom2PMs-1.0, the following proteins share a genomic window:
- the LOC132171580 gene encoding uncharacterized protein LOC132171580, with the protein MNEESNNSSASSSGDSNPCPICLGPIVQDSYLDKCFHKFCYSCIVQWTKVVAGRHSHPPSSVKCPLCKTENLTIIHGYDGSSFQQHHINQDFGYSFILTRAHKYRLQCYYTEPGIINDIFNASRFWKSHKYLQPNRWLQSWLRREIQALLQEEDVDIIVHHILGVIDSSLTRNEQKYHQKVPETKQEDVKALVSNAANPFLGARTDRFVKELELFLASGLNIEAYDAAYMQRLGWISPGVSSEASKEALNERTTVIPYLYIFDDDSDGPD; encoded by the exons ATGAACGAGGAGTCCAACAATAGCAGCGCTAGCTCTTCAGGGGACTCGAACCCTTGCCCCATCTGCCTCGGACCCATCGTTCAAGATTCCTATCTTGATAAATGTTTCc ATAAGTTCTGTTACAGTTGCATTGTACAATGGACGAAAGTGGTTGCTGGCAGGCACTCTCACCCGCCTTCTTCTGTAAAATGTCCTCTCTGCAAG ACTGAAAATTTAACTATAATACATGGATATGATGGAAGTTCTTTTCAACAGCATCACATTAACCAGGATTTTGGATATAG TTTTATCTTGACAAGAGCACACAAGTATAGATTACAGTGCTATTACACTGAACCAG GTATCATAAATGACATATTCAATGCATCACGGTTTTGGAAGTCTCATAAGTATCTTCAGCCAAACCGCTGGCTCCAAAGTTGGTTGAGAAGGGAAATTCAAGCTCTGCTGCAG GAAGAAGATGTTGATATTATTGTGCACCACATACTTGGTGTAATTGATTCGTCCTTGACAag GAATGAGCAAAAATACCATCAAAAGGTGCctgaaacaaaacaagaagatGTCAAGGCTTTAGTCTCCAATGCTGCAAACCCTTTTCTGGGAGCAAGAACAGACAGATTTGTAAAAGAGTTGGAACTATTTCTTGCTTCAGGCTTGAACATTGAAGCCTATGATGCAGCTTACATGCAGCGGTTAGGCTGGATTTCTCCTGGAGTCAGCAGTGAGGCTTCTAAAGAAGCACTCAATGAACGGACGACTGTAATTCCATACTTGTATATCTTTGACGACGACTCTGATGGACCCGATTAG